The proteins below are encoded in one region of Kazachstania africana CBS 2517 chromosome 6, complete genome:
- the CWH43 gene encoding Cwh43p (similar to Saccharomyces cerevisiae CWH43 (YCR017C); ancestral locus Anc_1.434) — protein MVSINGKVIPWTHTICASAAFLAAFITGYNLHFHKIVTNAHYTYPDEWFPSVSATIGDRYPERSIFQILIALTALPRFLLLFGHLYLNHSLPIFILGVLRTVSCGGWVYITSTDDHDTHDIFMIIYIVLTLPWDIMITTSYPRNNNRSKRILVTSTFFGLLVPMLYCYYQHQVKHIAGAYSIYAYFEWSLIFLDIAFDSLASYEFNQFNIDINLHTSPSTTKIDVKPTKPVNKKNCIDYDSFLYLITNTFNSFILWSNITALTCSIWHFPLWYMGISGYETAIFGYLGPIFLYLPLMSIFVFYCGTFVGNLIAVGAYAIETPENRLIVCAIGTAISVANFAQNLKSIKLQTTNNAFATSWVLGLVISVVVKMGFYSNNPIWPIFNENNKGYNKESLIFVAIFGLLSPFTNSIHLNQHSIKSQQPSSKPRFISKLFISIGFGAFLFATHQLLSDSSTIIYWAWEGYNENGYGPLQWPWSSLTCLIMLLSAFLCTRFTNKPILPAIFLILSTGVLANKEIKEWPKFILGGLPYVASMISLVPTLFLGLAETQSIWVFAFAFTVYIIFILAHVWTVAYAFVPLGWLLRERIELILVASTVLILLGTFVSKKITNTVVATVKLSSKFRKITAFFTVLIFAMIAAFTYKVRPTGVPQPYHPESDLLTAGIWTIHFGLDNDMWASEDRISSLIKDMELDVVGLLESDTQHITMGNRDLTNKLAHDLNMYADFGPGPNKNTWGCALLSKFPIVNSTHYLTPSPVGEIAPVIHATLLTYNDTLVDVFVFHSGQEEDVEDRRLQSQTVAKLMGSTDRPTILLSYLVTDPLKGNYNTYVSEESGMHDIDPTDDDRWCEYILYKNIRRTGYARVARGTITDTELQVGKFQVLQDEQIEKYGSSLYTHEHVDDPEVEDLKFPDKFKGDGERGHFYHVFDKPRYYSL, from the coding sequence ATGGTATCCATCAATGGGAAAGTGATCCCTTGGACTCACACCATCTGTGCTTCTGCAGCTTTCCTCGCCGCCTTCATCACAGGTTATAACCTACATTTCCATAAAATTGTCACTAATGCCCATTATACATATCCTGATGAATGGTTTCCAAGTGTATCTGCTACCATAGGTGATAGATACCCTGAAAGATcgatatttcaaattctgatTGCATTAACCGCTTTACCAAGATTTCTCCTATTATTCGGCCATCTATATTTAAATCACTCTTTACCAATCTTCATCCTCGGTGTATTGAGAACCGTCTCCTGCGGTGGTTGGGTATATATCACTTCCACAGATGATCATGACACTCACGATATCTTCATGATCATTTATATCGTATTGACTTTACCTTGGGATATCATGATCACTACGTCATATCCAAGGAATAATAACAGATCAAAAAGAATACTAGTAACTTCCACCTTCTTTGGTTTATTGGTACCAATGCTATATTGCTACTATCAACACCAAGTTAAACATATTGCAGGCGCCTACTCAATTTATGcatattttgaatggtCTCTTATCTTTTTAGATATAGcatttgattcattagCCAGCTACGAATTTAATCaatttaatattgatatcaATTTACATACTTCACCATCAACAACTAAGATTGATGTGAAACCAACAAAACCagtaaacaaaaaaaattgcattgATTATGATTCTTTCCTATATCTAATTACAAATActttcaattcattcatTCTATGGTCAAATATCACCGCTTTAACCTGTAGCATATGGCATTTCCCACTATGGTACATGGGTATCTCCGGTTATGAAACTGCAATCTTCGGTTATTTGGGACCAATCTTCTTATACTTACCTCTAATGTCCATCTTTGTCTTCTACTGTGGTACCTTTGTCGGTAATTTAATCGCCGTAGGTGCTTACGCAATTGAAACTCCAGAAAATAGGTTAATCGTTTGCGCAATTGGTACTGCTATATCTGTTGCTAATTTTGCTCAAAATCTAAAATCTATTAAATTACAAACTACAAATAATGCATTCGCTACTTCTTGGGTATTAGGTCTAGTAATTTCCGTCGTTGTAAAAATGGgattttattcaaataatccAATTTGGccaatttttaatgaaaataataaaggCTATAATAAAGAATCTTTAATTTTCGTTGCTATATTCGGTTTGTTATCACCTTTCACAAATTCtattcatttaaatcaacATTCGATTAAATCACAACAGCCATCATCAAAACCACGCTTTATTTCCAAGCTATTCATCTCTATTGGATTCGGTGCATTCTTATTCGCCACTCACCAATTATTATCAGATTCTTCTACTATCATTTACTGGGCCTGGGAAGGTTATAACGAAAATGGTTACGGTCCATTACAATGGCCATGGAGTTCCTTAACTTGTTTAATCATGTTATTATCCGCTTTCCTATGCACCAGATTTACAAATAAACCAATTCTTCCAGCGATTTTCTTAATCTTATCCACTGGTGTCCTAgcaaataaagaaattaaagaatgGCCAAAATTTATTCTAGGTGGTTTACCATACGTGGCATCCATGATCTCTTTAGTACCAACCCTTTTCTTAGGTTTAGCAGAAACTCAAAGTATTTGGGTCTTTGCCTTTGCCTTTACCGTCtacatcattttcattttggcTCATGTTTGGACTGTTGCATACGCTTTTGTTCCACTAGGTTGGTTACTGAGAGAAAGAATCGAACTCATTCTCGTGGCTTCCACAGTATTAATTCTCTTGGGTACATTTGTAAGTaagaaaataacaaatACCGTTGTCGCCACTGTTAAACTTTCATCGAAATTTAGAAAGATTACAGCGTTTTTCACTGTTTTAATATTTGCCATGATTGCAGCCTTCACATATAAGGTTAGGCCTACTGGAGTTCCACAACCATACCACCCAGAATCGGACTTACTTACCGCAGGTATTTGGACTATCCATTTCGGTTTAGATAATGATATGTGGGCTTCTGAAGATCGTATAAGCAGTTTAATCAAAGATATGGAATTAGACGTTGTGGGACTTCTGGAATCGGACACTCAGCATATTACAATGGGTAATAGAGATCTAACGAATAAACTAGCACACGACCTTAACATGTATGCTGATTTTGGTCCAGGCCCAAACAAGAACACTTGGGGTTGCGCACTTCTATCAAAATTCCCAATCGTCAATTCTACGCACTATTTAACACCATCTCCAGTTGGTGAAATTGCTCCTGTAATTCATGCCACTCTTTTAACTTATAACGATACTTTGGTCGATGTCTTTGTCTTCCATAGTGgtcaagaagaagatgtaGAAGATAGAAGATTACAATCTCAGACCGTTGCTAAATTAATGGGTAGTACAGATCGTCCAACTATCTTATTAAGTTACTTAGTAACTGACCCATTGAAGGGTAATTACAATACATATGTCAGTGAAGAATCTGGTATGCATGATATTGATCCGACTGATGATGACAGGTGGTGTGAGTACATCTTATATAAGAATATCAGAAGAACTGGTTATGCAAGAGTCGCAAGAGGGACAATCACCGATACCGAATTGCAAGTTGGCAAGTTCCAAGTCCTACAAGatgaacaaattgaaaagtatgGATCTTCGTTATACACTCACGAACACGTCGACGATCCTGAAgttgaagatttgaagTTCCCTGACAAATTCAAAGGAGATGGTGAAAGAGGACATTTTTATCACGTCTTTGACAAACCCCgttattattcattatgA
- the POL4 gene encoding DNA-directed DNA polymerase IV (similar to Saccharomyces cerevisiae POL4 (YCR014C); ancestral locus Anc_1.429) — protein MPLAVTWLMLFEGLKFFLLPNATIASLGFLSKVIENKGGEIVSHVDALEGSTIFIISDSFIDSSTRKLTQLDFFQKELEVDFDKLRDIIDENNIKCISSGFITGCIKANKFQINDSDLIEISTDFVSSSSESAGSIEKNISANESQEETDIEGSSDIIAMPKKKVKLNGSEMKVDNLDASEPVSNNDTPGMHVTDLIASPSRAKNALLLDAMSRLYQKYETKGDKFRAKSYKFAKTSIEQCPFVIESGKQAQEELQTIGPSIAKKIQTILDFGTLPGLTDTSELETKVDYFKTCHGVGPHRAKRWHLLRYESFSDVLRKAPEEMSNDWPILFGWSYFEEWSKRITRKECNVHLEIIKEELERVDPSVEVEIQGSYIRGASTCGDIDLLFFKPNCDDMNEIATIFESLACNLFRKGFIQCCLQLTPALYELQKYKIKERFEKAGLKFLEKGNFASSKYIKTFYFGVKIPISRYICETVENDTPLSLLPDDKFMAINSGKGENPCRRLDFFSCKWSELGAARIQWTGPTDFNRWIRVYAAQKGFRLTQHGLSKDGKLIESFDEKRIFELLDLEYTPRHLRAQGLWKKGVKERT, from the coding sequence ATGCCATTAGCTGTAACTTGGCTGATGTTATTTGAAGGGctgaaatttttcctcTTGCCAAATGCTACTATTGCATCCTTAGGTTTTTTGAGTAAAGTAATAGAGAACAAAGGCGGTGAAATAGTATCTCATGTCGACGCTTTAGAGGGTTCAACCATCTTTATTATCAGCGACTCATTTATAGATAGCTCAACTCGTAAGCTAACACAGTTGgacttctttcaaaaggAATTGGAGGTCGATTTCGATAAGCTACGTGATATTATTGACGAAAATAACATTAAATGCATCAGTAGTGGATTTATTACAGGCTGCATTAAAGCAAACAAGTTTCAAATTAACGATTCCgatttaattgaaatttcCACGGACTTTgtttcttcctcttcagaATCAGCTGGGTCTATCGAAAAGAATATAAGTGCTAATGAAAGCCAGGAAGAGACTGACATTGAAGGCAGTAGTGATATTATCGCCatgccaaaaaaaaaggtgaAGCTTAATGGGTCTGAAATGAAGGTAGATAATTTAGACGCCTCAGAGCCTGTGAGTAATAACGATACGCCAGGTATGCACGTCACAGATCTAATAGCATCGCCAAGCAGAGCCAAAAACGCCCTTTTGCTTGATGCAATGAGTCGTCTCTACCAGAAATATGAAACGAAGGGAGATAAATTTCGTGCAAAAAGTTACAAATTTGCTAAAACGTCAATTGAACAGTGCCCCTTCGTTATTGAATCAGGAAAACAAGCACAGGAGGAGCTACAAACTATAGGACCTAGtattgcaaaaaaaatccaaacAATTTTAGATTTTGGGACTTTGCCTGGGCTAACTGACACTTCAGAACTTGAAACAAAGGTggattatttcaaaacatGCCACGGTGTGGGACCCCATAGGGCTAAAAGATGGCATTTGCTACGTTATGAAAGTTTTAGTGATGTTTTAAGAAAGGCTCCTGAAGAAATGTCCAATGACTGGCCCATCCTATTTGGCTGGTCATACTTCGAGGAATGGTCTAAGAGAATTACTCGAAAAGAGTGTAACGTACACCTTGAAATAATTAAGGAAGAACTTGAAAGGGTAGACCCTTCAGTGGAAGTCGAAATTCAAGGAAGCTATATTCGTGGTGCCTCGACATGTGGTGACATtgatttgttatttttcaagCCAAATTGTGACGATATGAATGAAATCGCAACAATCTTTGAATCATTGGCATGTAACCTATTTAGAAAAGGTTTTATACAATGCTGTTTGCAGTTGACACCCGCTTTGTatgaattacaaaaatataaaattaaagagaGATTTGAGAAGGCAGGCTTAAAATTCTTAGAGAAGGGTAATTTTGCATCTTCCAAATATATTAAgactttttattttggaGTGAAAATTCCCATTTCTAGGTATATTTGTGAAACGGTAGAAAATGACACTCCTTTAAGTTTACTTCCAGATGATAAATTCATGGCTATAAACTCTGGTAAAGGAGAAAATCCATGTAGAAGActcgattttttttcttgcaaaTGGTCTGAACTAGGTGCTGCTAGAATACAATGGACCGGACCTACCGATTTCAATAGGTGGATTAGAGTATACGCCGCCCAGAAGGGATTTAGACTGACACAGCATGGACTTTCCAAAGACGGCAAGTTAATTGAGAgttttgatgaaaagagaatattCGAGCTTTTAGATCTTGAATATACACCCCGTCATCTGAGGGCGCAAGGCCTTTGGAAGAAAGGTGTAAAAGAACGTACATAA
- the MAK31 gene encoding Mak31p (similar to Saccharomyces cerevisiae MAK31 (YCR020C-A); ancestral locus Anc_1.438), translating to MANHWSVSLLPSSGVFQLSLSESRGVPRKTKMNLQQFMGRYVIVEINDDRSLNGELRAIDNKGNLLLSPVSERLKSTSCVRQLYHLSVPSDCIKSIKILK from the coding sequence atggCAAACCATTGGAGCGtctctcttcttccttcGTCTGGCGTCTTCCAACTTTCTCTATCCGAGTCTCGCGGAGTCccaagaaaaacaaaaatgaatttacaACAGTTTATGGGAAGATACGTTATAGTAGAAATTAACGATGACAGGTCCTTAAATGGTGAATTGAGAGCAATTGATAACAAAGGTAACCTTCTATTATCCCCCGTATCAGAAAGACTCAAATCAACTAGTTGTGTAAGACAATTATATCATCTATCCGTACCTTCAGATTGCATCAAATCtattaaaatattaaaatga
- the HTL1 gene encoding Htl1p (similar to Saccharomyces cerevisiae HTL1 (YCR020W-B); ancestral locus Anc_1.437) translates to MNTTLNTLTAHKLLVEREKMLEVFHLVEENENTASLLDPAKKQATLQAMQEKLNELKKTERQ, encoded by the coding sequence ATGAATACAACGTTGAACACGTTGACGGCGCACAAGCTACTAGTGGAGCGTGAGAAGATGTTGGAAGTATTCCATCTTGTGGAAGAGAACGAGAACACGGCTTCGCTACTAGATCCTGCCAAGAAACAAGCTACTTTGCAAGCGATGCAGGAGAAATTGAACGAGTTGAAAAAGACAGAAAGACAGTGA
- the PGK1 gene encoding phosphoglycerate kinase (similar to Saccharomyces cerevisiae PGK1 (YCR012W); ancestral locus Anc_1.428) → MSLSSKLSVKDLDLKDKRVFIRVDFNVPLDGKTITSNQRIVAALPTIKYALEQNPKYIALASHLGRPNGERNDKYSLAPVAKELEALLGKPVTFLNDCVGEEVEAATKAAAPGSVILLENLRYHIEEEGSRKVDGQKVKASAEEVAKFRQQLSSLADVYINDAFGTAHRAHSSMVGFDLPERAAGFLMQKELEYFGKALENPTRPFLAILGGAKVADKIQLIDNLLDKVDSIIIGGGMSFTFKKVLENAEIGDSLFDKAGAEIVPKLVEKAKKNNVEIVLPVDFVIADAFSPEANTKIVTDKEGIPAGWQGLDCGPESRKLFAATVAKAKTIVWNGPPGVFEFEKFAEGTKAMLDEVVKSSEAGNTAIIGGGDTATVAKKYGVVEKISHVSTGGGASLELLEGKELPGVAFLSDRK, encoded by the coding sequence ATGTCTCTATCTTCCAAATTATCCGTTAAGGACCTAGACTTAAAAGACAAGCGTGTCTTCATCAGAGTTGATTTCAACGTTCCATTAGACGGTAAGACCATTACCTCTAACCAAAGAATTGTTGCTGCTTTACCAACTATCAAATATGCTTTAGAACAAAACCCAAAATACATTGCTTTAGCTTCCCACTTAGGTAGACCAAACGGTGAAAGAAACGACAAATACTCTTTAGCTCCAGTTGCCAAGGAATTAGAAGCTTTATTAGGTAAGCCAGTTACTTTCTTAAACGACTGTGTCGgtgaagaagttgaagcTGCTACCAAGGCTGCTGCTCCAGGTTCCGTTATCTTATTAGAAAACTTAAGATACCAcatcgaagaagaaggttcCAGAAAGGTTGACGGTCAAAAGGTTAAGGCTTCCGCTGAAGAAGTTGCCAAGTTCAGACAACAATTATCTTCCTTAGCTGATGTCTACATCAACGATGCTTTCGGTACCGCTCACAGAGCCCACTCTTCTATGGTCGGTTTCGACTTACCAGAAAGAGCTGCTGGTTTCTTAATGCAAAAGGAATTAGAATACTTCGGTAAGGCTTTAGAAAACCCAACCAGACCATTCTTAGCCATCTTAGGTGGTGCTAAGGTCGCTGATAAGattcaattaattgatAACTTATTAGACAAGGTTGACTCTATCATCATTGGTGGTGGTATGTCTTTCACCTTCAAGAAGGTCTTGGAAAACGCTGAAATCGGTGACTCTTTATTCGACAAGGCTGGTGCTGAAATTGTTCCAAAATTAGTTGAAAAGGCTAAGAAGAACAACGTCGAAATCGTCTTACCAGTTGACTTCGTCATTGCTGACGCTTTCTCCCCAGAAGCTAACACCAAGATTGTCACTGACAAGGAAGGTATCCCAGCTGGCTGGCAAGGTTTAGACTGTGGTCCAGAATCTAGAAAATTGTTCGCTGCCACAGTCGCCAAGGCTAAGACCATCGTCTGGAACGGTCCACCAGGTGTTTTCGAATTCGAAAAGTTCGCCGAAGGTACCAAGGCTATGTTAGACGAAGTCGTCAAGTCTTCTGAAGCTGGTAACACTGCTATCATTGGTGGTGGTGACACTGCTACTGTTGCCAAGAAATACGGTGTCGTCGAAAAGATCTCCCACGTTTCTACTGGTGGTGGTGCTTCCTtagaattattagaagGTAAGGAATTACCAGGTGTTGCTTTCTTATCTgacagaaaataa